The sequence ACAGAAAGAAATGTACATACTCTCTGCTATTCCAAAAGGTGACTATGTTGGAGTGAGTTGTGGTAATAATGTTCCCATCTCTTGACACTTCCATAGAATTTGGAATTGCTGGAAAATCTAACCTTCTTACTTCTTGACCACTCTTTCTGTCCCAAACTCTCAATGTTTTGTCATCGCCACAGGTAATTAATGCAGTATCATTATTGAAAAACGTAACATGTCTGATACCATTTTTATGACCTGAGAACACCTGTTAATGTTACTGATTAAATAAAGCAgtactaaatattatatctttgcaaaatataattatagatgCATGATAATATATACCTGTGGTGTTGCATCTGGTTTGTTAAGATCATAAATTCGCACAAGTTTTTCATTAGAACCTGTGCACAAATAATTAGAATCGATGCTGAAGTTGACAGACTTCACAATATGTTTGTGTTGAAATGAATGAATTTCTTCTCCTTTAATTGCATCCCAGACTTTAGCGTTAAAATCCGCAGCTCCTGAAGCAGCTCTTGTAGCCCGAGGGTTTAATGCAACACCCCATACCGCTCCTTTATGTCCTTCAAATGTTCCAATCCAATCTCCAGTATCTCCTTGTCGTAACATAGGTTTGCCATCTAAAAATACATCAATTTGTTTGTTAGCATAAATTTGCAACTAAGGAAGCactataatttcaaaaattcattcGTTGTCTAACAAAATGGAGTAAATAAAGcagatatttaatttaatgtacGTTAATAAAACAGATTAGTCAAAAACTTTCATCCAATTAAGataacatacatacatgtatatgcaCGTAAATACATTAGCGAAATACAGCGAAATTTAAGTAATTCATAAACCCGTTTCGATACTATAGAAAAACTTCATCAGGAAATCCATATCGTCGCAAATGTATAGTATCTAACCTCGAAACTCGTAACTTATAAAACCTTGGTTTTCAAAGAAACTAGGCCAAGGCGATCAAGAACTGAACGTTGTCGATCGCAGAGAAAAAGAAGATTGACCGATACGAATCAACAACGAGTTCCTTCTCGAGGCAggagattaaaaaattaattaccttTACACGCCGAAATCAGATAATATCCAGATTCAGTGATATCGGAGAATGCAAGATGCACCACGGGTCTAGTAT comes from Bombus terrestris chromosome 7, iyBomTerr1.2, whole genome shotgun sequence and encodes:
- the LOC100646645 gene encoding serine-threonine kinase receptor-associated protein, whose translation is MANLKQTPLTCSGHTRPVVHLAFSDITESGYYLISACKDGKPMLRQGDTGDWIGTFEGHKGAVWGVALNPRATRAASGAADFNAKVWDAIKGEEIHSFQHKHIVKSVNFSIDSNYLCTGSNEKLVRIYDLNKPDATPQVFSGHKNGIRHVTFFNNDTALITCGDDKTLRVWDRKSGQEVRRLDFPAIPNSMEVSRDGNIITTTHSNIVTFWNSRELTKLREYTAPTQMNSASLHPDCSIFVCGGEDLKMYKFDYATGTEIESFKGHFGPVHCVRFSPDGELYASGSEDGTLRLWQTTVGKTYGLWRCIEQTPAIQENTAVVNNKQEVPAS